The segment cgatccaaatttacgtttatcttattctccattatttgctgattccaaaaacatataaatatgttatattcggattaaaaacaagctctgaaaattaaatatataaaaattattatcaaaattaaattgtccaaatcaatttaaaaacactttcatcttattccttgtcggttcctgattccaaaaacatatagatatgatatgcttggattaaaaacacgctcagaaagttaaaacaaagagaggtacagaaaagcgtgctatccttcttagcgcaactactaccccgctcttcttgtcaatttcactgcctttgccatgagcggtggactgacgatgctacgagtatacggtcttgctgaaaaatggcattgcgttcactttcattctgtgagttcgacagctacttgactaaatattgtattttcgccttacgcgacttgttattcttgtttttgttgctgttgttttccttcttttgtAATTGGTGCTGCTaattatttctttgtttgttgttgttgattttgtgccAAATAGTTAATCTGCTAAAATAATTCGGAATTACCTTGCTGAACAAATACAGCCTGATTTGTGGAAtgtgtttacacacacacacacacacacacacacacagagacacacacacacacacacacacacacacacacacacacatacacacacacacacacacacacacacacacacacacacacacacgcacacacacacacacacacacacaaacacacacacacacacacacacacacacacctgatttggcttatatggtccgctggacccaaaaagcaacaagaaTCAATCAGtgaatcaacacacacacacacacacacacacacacacacacacacacacacacacacacacacactcacacacacacacacacacacacacacactctcacacacacacacacacacacacacacacacacacactcacacacacacacacacacacacacacgcacacacacacacacacatccacactaAATTGCTATTATATCAGACATACACTTGCCTTCTGTTTTACTCATATTGTGTACTTTTCACCCTTTTTGATTTCAAGGTTCTATGCTCTTTTGATTCCGGAGGTATGACTCTGCCGCTGCGACGCAGGGATACCTCTAACTTCAACAAAGACTGGAACACATGCAAAGTCGGATTTGGCGATGATCTCTTTGTTAATCCAAACTCCTACAACTTCTTCATAGGATTGGAGAAACTTCACCAACTCACGCAACAAGCGTCGTACCGGTTTGAACTGTACATAGATTATTACACGAATTACAATTATGACTACAACACGCAGCAGGGAAGTGCCATCTACCACAATTTCACCATCGGTCCGGAATCAGAGTCGTACGCTCTTACCTTTGATCCATTCGACACCGTGGCAAGCACTATTGACAACGGGTTTTCCTCCTCGCCTCCCTTGAAATTTGAAGCTGATGGAAAATACCTTTGTTACAAATACGGAGGGGTGGCTGCATGGTTTGGGTCAGACTGTGAAGGATACACGGTCTTTACCGACGGGCAGTTCCGTTGGACCGTGAATGGTCCATACAGCACTCAGTACATTGTCAAAATGTTGGAATTTCGACTGGTACGCTCCTCAGCCTTTTACGAGGGTTAATTCCAATAATGGCGGACTGATGCCATTTCTATATCGGGTGCAAGAATGAACTCAATTACCACTTGTTCACATCCAAACATGATAACTAAGGATTTGTTtactttgtgtatatatatatttgttttctgaAAGGAACATATGCATTGTGGAATTGATCCAGTTTTAACATATCCTGCCTAGACATCATGTGACATTCTCTTGAATTAAGATTCAAATATAATAACTATCGACTTTCACAATGAAGAATATCCTAAATTATATAAAACTCACTATATATGAAGAGGAAATGTTAGTGCATTATCGTGGTAAAAGCAATACAATCTctaaattagacattttatttCGGCTATCTTATGTCGCGGTAACGTTAATTCATTTCAAACGAGCCAGGTGATAATAGAGTGAGGTACAGCTCCGGTCTTCACACCTGTTTCGTGTGTCGCATATCTGAAAACgctattgttgtttttcaatttatGTTTATCTATAAGTATTTGTAAGTCATTAACGGACGTATTTCTTTAAACGTGTGCGAATACAGTGTGAacacacaacaagacacacctACGAAATAAGGCGCTGTCTAACAAGCGgcaggcgcagtggcgtggtggtaagacgtcggcctcctaatcgggaggtcgtgagttcgaatcccggtcgctgccgcctggtgggttaagagtgcagatttgtccgatcttccaggtcaacttatgtgcagacctgctagtgacttaacccccttcgtgtgtacacgcaagcacaagaccaagtgcgcacggaaaagatcctgtaatccatgtcagagttcggtgggttatggaaacacgaaaatacccagcatgcctacaaAACGAAAACGGAGTGAAGCTTACTATGCTCTCAgggtatagtgtggggaacccaaatgggcaaacgagctcacacgtaaccagaaaatgttggaacgctgaagaagaggaagaagaagaagaagaagaagaggagctAACAAGcacatattttttcagatttaAGCAACGCCTGCACAGTTCAATGCAGCGCCCAGTATCGTTATACCTAAAGACACTAACTGTTTCCTTGAATAAAGTGTAGCATTAGATTCGTGTGTACTGTACTCCACAATGGAAGTCCGTCAGACCCACTCTGTAACCTCGTGTATGCTTTCTTGTCTTGGGTAGCTAGTAACCACCGATGTCAATGGTTGACCGAAATATGTGATGAAGATGTTACACTTTGATCAGAACTTGTGCGCAATCTATATACCTACTCTAATCCCATGGCACTTCCATTTAAGCAGACCTTTGTCAGTGGAAATGAATGTCACATTTCATGTTCTTGAATCATCCCATGAACGACGTTTTGACAAATATGCCGATACCGATAGTACTGCGTGTTCATCTTTCTTATACATTGCACCCATTTTTGACTGTCTGCCAATTCGTTTGGCTTGGTTTTGAAGTTTAAACTACCATTTGTTATTTCCTCTATTTAAAGCAAGACTTGTGTTGGTTATTCTCTTAAAGTGGTGTTGTAAATCACACGTCCTTATTCGTTTTACCTGTTTTTAAATTAAGTCACGTTTGAATAAATGTCGGTAGACTTGGAATTTAGTCGAGGGTATCGGTGTTTGTATTTCGCGTGCgggcgcgtgagtgtgtgtgtgtgtgtgcgtgtgtgtgtgtgtgtgtgtgtgtgtgtgtgtgtgtgtgtgtgtgtgtgtgtgtgtgtgtgtgtgtgtgtgtgtgtgtgtgtgtgtgtgtgtgtgtgtgtgtgtccagcgGTAAAGAAGAACCCAATGATGACTTTGAGGGAAGCGAAGTCAGCTGAGTAACGACCGAACGCAACCCTTCAGTTTCACTGCGTGAGTAGTTCAGATTGGACCACTTTATCTACTCACCCACAGACACAGCCGGCAGCGCAGGCCACTGCTCGTACTTCACGGCGACAGCCAGCTGGTGGACTCACTAAACGGGTTTACCGTCCGCTTAGACCAGCTAGCCCATATTGGGAAAGCTATTGGTAATAATGCTgtggatatggtgtgatactttgactcgaacaagctaGCCCACTGCGACTGTCTCCCTTGACACACCAACCTTAGGGTTGTCGCGTCAAGGTTGCAGGATacaaaagtagatctaactCGACCTGTCCACAAAACTATCCAAaagccgacacacacacaaaagtagatctaactCGACCTGTCCACAAAACTATCCAAAAGCTGGCAGACAAATGTGCCGTGTCAAACGTTCTAATCTCTTGTtgttactgacaatatcgttattgaaacaatcacagtgcGCAAAGAGGTTTATGGAGCAAATCTTGGAAATAATTATTTAACTCAGTGAAGGATACACGGTCTTTACCGACAGGGAGTTCAGTTGGAACTTGCATCTCTTCAACGTATGTTGGATAACATATAAAACGGCATCCAAAGTCAATAACGGCCAAGCATCCAAAATGAGGGAACGGTCAAGTAGACCCAGAAAAAAACTCACATAGTAAACCAAACATATGTTACCATAAAATAAATCAAAAGAAAAGATTATATtgagagaaagaaaaatagaTAATGTAGTACGAGTCTCTTTTCCCACGACAAAATGCGCAGTGCCCACAGTCACACAAGTATCGATAAATAAGCCTGCCGGGCACAAGCAAGGACTTTTGCACACAATTGAAAACGCAAGACTAGTATTTGCTTCCAATTTTTTCTTCatcagtttttacatttagtcaagttttgactaaatgttttaacatagaggggagaatcgagacgagggtcgtggtgtatgtgtgtttgtctgtctgtgtgtgtgtgtgtgtgtgtgtgcgtgcgtgcgtgcgtgtagagcgattcagaccaaactactgggccgatctttatgaaattttacatgagagttcctgggattgatatccccgaacgtttttctctttttttcgataaatgtctttgatgacgtcatatccggcttttcgtgaaagttgaggcggcactgtcacgctctcatttttcaaccaaattggttgaaattttggtcaagtagtcttcgacaaagcccggacttcggtattgcatttcagcgtgatggcttaaaaattaattaatgactttggtcattaaaaatctgaaaattgtaaaaaaaaataaaaaattataaaacgatccaaatttacgtttatcttattctccattattttctgattccaaaaacatataaatatgttatatttgaattaaaaacaagctctaaaaattaaaaatataaaaattattatcaaaattaaattttccaaatcaatttaaaaacactttcatcttattccttgtcggttcctgattccaaaaacatatagatatgatatgtttggattaaaaacacgctcagaaagttaaaacgaagagaggtatagaaaagcgtgctatccttctcagcgcaactactaaaccgctcttcttgtcaatttcactgcctgaacggtggactgacgatgctatgagtatacggtcttgctgaaaaattgcattgcgttcagtttcattctgtgagttcgacagctacttgactaaatgttgtattttcgccttacgcgacttgttttttattcaggCAAGCACCGATTTACAATGACACATTACAAAGCATTGTTACTAATATTGATAAGTTATagcttccatttttgccacTACAGTTACTCGACAAGTACGAATTCAAATGTTTAAGGTCCTTAAAAAGTTGGTAATGCGCTTTGCAAACCCTTTGAAATGGAGAAATAGTGCACCAAGCATATTTCCTGAAGAAGACACTTGAAAAACGCTTTGCTGATTTCAATGGCAGGTCTGTTAACTGCAATGGCTCCTCCTGAACACAAATCAACACAAAAAGCTTGTCGGGTGTGCTTAAGGGTCTTTTGTCAATTGACATTTCTTGTTGAAACTCCTTTGGGAGACAGTTCATTCAAATACTTTGATTTGTGTGTGGCGTTGAATGCATTGAGCGAAAGGCAAATAAAACTTGCGTAATCTATAATCGCGACCATGGTTTAACCACAATGATACATCAGTTATGTTTTACATATCAGGGATCTTATTCGGTAGCCGAGAGATAGTAAACTTAAAGGGCTAATTTATTGCTGTAGGCGTATGTGCGAGTGTGTTTTGAGGCGGCTTCCTGACGACCGAATGTTTGTAATCAAATACATGCATGAAAGAATCATTCGCCCGGTCCATACTATGggtttgcatttcagcgtggaagCTTAATTACTGATCAATTAGTTCGTACATTAAATGTTTGCCCTACGTTTTGATGGCAATAATGATAAACAAAAACGTGGTTTAttgtatttaaaacaaatatgttTAAAATCCACACATGTATCGATAAATATTATATTTGAATTTGTTTTTAGCAAATTAGGTTCATCGTTGGCACAATCATGAAACAGGGTAGCGCTGTTTTTGTCGTCAGTTTACAGCCAGTCAGGATTGCATGTATTCAGCTTTGATTTTTTTAAGCCAACAGATTAACAAAATGTTTTAGTATTGCTTTGGCCGCCTTGTTcgttttattttcttcacatcagTTCTGCAGGAGCACAGCAAGCTCAATGCTCGAACGGGTTAAGCGTGAAACTTCCGCATGCTACGATCCGAAGACAATCTCACCGGAAAGAAAGCTTTAAGTGGAAACACATTGGAAAATTGTCAAGTTGCACACGTCGATTCTGATTGCCGTAAGCTACCCAGAGGCAATGTAGCTTGTAGACAAATGTGTATGTTTACTTTTCCCAgggtttcttcttttgtttccaCTGACGCAAAATGGTCAGGACAAATCATATGGATTAGATTATATGCATCATACGCCAGTAATGCATGGAGCTTTGCTTCTGAAAGATTCAACGATCTTAACAAAAGGATTTTTAGAATAAAGTCGCATGTTGATTATACGTGGTTCACATTGTGTTTGGTGTCAGGAGACTATACTTCTTCGTATCTCTCTCGCTTTTTGTTGATGTCTATAATTATGTAGAACGCGTTCTTCTCTTGATTTTAAATACTCTAACTTAAGTTCAGGAGCAAACTGCGCACAAGACAAACTCATCAGTGGATATAACAGAGTGCTGTCTTTATGGATAAAAATATACAGATGCATTTTATCTCATGACAGGAGgtgacgaacttgacagacttTTCCAGGCATCTCTAGTCTGATGTGATCATGATCTTGAAAGCTAATCGGTATCATCACTGTTAAAGTAAATACAATATTGCGcagccatttttttttttagcgcaaacacacgtacagacaAGAAGCAACATATCAAAATGTGAGCGCATTGTTATTGACGTTTATGACGTTGGCAAAAAGCACTCTTTCTGGTTATTTGACTTGATCATCAATGCACTTTTTTTCCATAACAAAAAGCAGAGCAATATCTTTTTCTTTGAAGTTGTGGTTCATAATTGACCCTAATATTTGTTGTGCATGGTAAACAGTATCTTTCGCATATATACGACCACACTGCAAATTGGAAGGAAAAATGCAGATCATATCTCTGCTTATCGTGCTTGCTTGTGTACTGCATCCCTGCGTTGGTGAAGCATACTCAGGCACAGACGAAAGGCTATTCAAAAGATGCAGTAGAGGATTTGTGTCAGCTAACGCGGGACATACGACGTACGTCCGTTCTCCACTTCAATGCATCATCATGTGTTCCAAGAAACAAACCTGTTCTGGGGCTGACATCTGCCCCGTGGGTCAAGGCCAAGGACGAGAGGTGACCTGTGACCTGAACGATGACGTTTCCTCTCAGGGATGCGTAAACCTGACTCAAGCGACCTTGGCGTCGTGTTTTTATACCTACAAGGTACGTGGTGTACATTAGAACAAAGGGGGGTAAGGGGCAACAACGAAAAAGTCAAATGCTGTTTGGTAACTTTTTGAGATTCAGCACAGACGACTTAGAAAAAGCAAAAAGGGTGAATCAAGAgacaaagactttttttgtattttctgCATGTGACCAGAAGATACCATCAGACTCCCTATCGTCATATTCTCCAGCTTTGTATTATAATAAGACTAAAGTACATGTTAATTATTCTTGATCTTTTGGAATAACTGTATAATTAATAATGTCATTTTGTGacttatctatttatttggtttatttatatatctatattttttattttattttttaaaattattgattgatttattgattgactgatttttgttgttgatttttttatatttattgaTTTGGATTTTGTAaatcattattttgttgttgttggtatttgtttgtttattgataTGTCATTTGTATATTGATATGCTAATTGTATTTACCGAGAGTACGGAAATGATGAGGGTTGGATATAATGGCGGAGGTTGCTGTTAAAAAACAGTTATTCTTGTTACTATCATTATACGCTCCTGTGTATGTTTTACTCCCATGTCTATCCGACAGAAGCGACATTCCAAGGATATAACAACAGAGGCAGAGGTGTCACTGATATCAACGCAAGAACCAACCACTACAGAACTCGTATGTCAAAATGGCGGCACGCCTAATGGTAACAGATGCAACTGTCCTCCGCAGTACGCTGGGGTAAACTGTCACAGATATATCAGAGGTAAATGATTGGAAAAAGGTGTGTAAGTAAAGTCGAACATTTTGCCTAGCTAGTCATACATGTGGTTGTGTtgtcggtggtggtggtgcagtagtaggagtagtagtagtagttgcaATCACACTTGTAATATTAGAGGTGGTGGTAGTTGTGGGTTATCTCACCAAGTTCATTGTACAGTAAGTGGCTCATTGTCAATTTCCTACTTTGACCACCACGACGTTAACTCTTCATGTTATGAATAAAAACTATGTatatttttgggaaaaaaaagataAGGAATAGATGAATGTTAATTTTATGAGTCTACATGTAGtttcaaaaataaagaaagtgtCTATTTTAACGGGTTTCTCTATTTTTAGcacattttgttaaaaaaaaaaacactatatatttttggatacAGAGGTACCAGGGAATACAGTGATATTAGCTTTGCAATtcaaattgtttgttttttaaatcaccAACATTtgaatgcaatcccatagtgaCCTGGACCCATATTCAGGAAGGATCCGACAGTGGTTTTGTCGGTACAAGAAACAGAAAACTTCCGATAACCCCCTGTCGTGGAATTCACGAAGAACCGATAGCGCCTGTCGTAGGCACTGTCCTACGATAACGTTAGAGGTGCCTATCCCTACAGATAAGCACTGTTGTCGTTACGATAACTTTGATTTCAAGATTGTGGCCATCAGTTTGCAGCGTTACCAGGAAAGAAGAAATATTCTAAGACATACGATGTTGGGGGACGGGAAACATGCACAAATTCATATTCCGCATGCACGATATCTTGCAGTTGACTGTTTGATGTGATAACTGACAACATTTGCAAACAGAATGGGTGCCTAGCCTCTTGTCTCGCAAGTGATACTCGCGTTGCGGTTTCACGCGTCTGGTGCATATCAAGATGTTTGCGTGGCGCCGATTTGGGGTGAGCCAGCCACGGTCAGCCAGCCACAGCAAGCACAGCCTTGACAAGGCTAAGCTGCTGCGTCAGTCGCACGCGCAGAGCGACCGTAAACAAACGGgcaaaaatgacgtcatcaaatagtaTAACAAACTGGAAGACCACAAACAAGTGCCCCCCAAAAAATGCGTACATCAATTTTCGTAAAAAAATACGTTCAATTATTTTTGAAATATGCTTTGCACAGAAAGACTGACACACATACCTGTGGAGACAAACCTCACCCTCCGCCCTCGTTAAACCATTCATTGTCTGAATGCAAACAGTGGTTTATGTTCGGGTTCCCCCTTTTTTGGGTAAAATTAACGCAGAAAATGCGCCTGGCTTCCTTTCAAATAAAACTCCATTGCCAAAGTAACTTTGACGACTGCAAaataatatactgttcaaaaaaagaaacgcatagcttgtaatatttggttaatttagttatatggctacaaggatatccaccaaactgcagaaaatgtttatctggtcgtcgacctttcgtccattgccacaagtgagctctgcacgtgacgcatgcgttatcagtggctacaatgtcaaaattgctcatttggcatgaccactcgtcatgcttcagtgtaatctcgtgaaactcggggaatattgagctctcaccatgtcttccaaaacccataaaagcggattgttcgccacaaagaaatcagacgacaattcagcgacgaaagatggcccgattgagcagagaagaccgccaaattgcattgggtcgtttacaagcaggccaaagtcaaagtgcaatcgccaggcacttccacgtgtcccagagcaccatcagtaaactgtgggtcaggtttcaagccactggctccgttgctgacttgccacgagcgggaagaccaagggcgacaactgctgctcacgaccgcttcatacggctccgccacctccggaatcgtttcctgtcggcctcatcttctgtccaggctctccccgggccacaccgattatcggaccagaccgtgcggaaccgcctgcatgaagctggtttgagagctcgcagacctcacagaggagctgtcctcacccgccgccatcgccagaaccgagtgcagtggggcaaccagcaccttcgctggaccgtccggaatcactggagacacgtgtggttcagcgacgagtcctacttcctgctccagcgacatgatggtcggaggagggtctaccggagagtaaacgaacgttacgcgcccaactgtgtggatgaggcacccgttcatggtggtggaggcgtcatggtgtggggggcgatcaataccgctggaaggagcaccctggtgcacgtccaagggcgcataactgcccagcgatacgtggaggaaattctgcgcccacacgcccttcctcttctggctgaccaggatgccatattccagcaggacaacgctcgcccgcacacagcacgactcaccacccagttcctcaccgaccaccatgtccaggtgcttccctggccatccatgtcgccagacatgaacccgatagaacacctctgggatgaattggacagacgtgtgcgcaggcgagaagaagcgccggcaaatcaccgcgatctattgcaggcacttcaggaggagtgggacaccatcccacagcaagatatccggcatctgatccagtccatgcccagaaggtgccgggaagttgttgctgctcaaggcagtcacaccccctactgacttgacagcctcggcacccaatcgtattgattgactgattgatttgaagatgcaaatgaactgtgtgtgcattcaactgtgtccataccaaatttcaaacaaataatctaaatattggattttctgttaattttttcgaaaaataaaacaaatttggcaagtagcaactatgcgtttctttttttgaacagtataacaTTCATCACGTACGTATTGTCCTGGCAGATTGCAGCGAAGCCTACGCAAATGGAGCACGTAATTATGAGGATGTCTTTTTCATTCAGCCTGTTACTTCAGCCCAGCCTTTCAAGGTAGGGTAATTGTGAtgttttattgttattgttgtacgCCCTAAGTAAGAGCTTGGCAGTACATGTGAAGGCTGTCCATGCTAACCTTTTCCTGAGACGAAAAGGCCTTTTTCCCCAAAAATGTTAGTCACTCGATAAAGCTGgtttttgtgtggatgtgtgtgtgtgtgtgtgcgcgcgcgcgcgcgcgcgcgtgtgtgtgtgtgtgtgtgtgtgtgtgtgtgtgtgtgtgtgtgtgtgcgtgtgtgtgtgtgtgacaaaatGCATGTTATGAGCATATATTATGACATTACAGAAGGAAAACATATTTTGTAAACGCCGGTTACTAATAATTAATGTAAAGGTTTCCGGAAAAAAAGGTTACTGGTAGTAGTAATTGTAGTAGTAACAGTGAGATGATTGTAAACCAATGGAGCAATTTCTAACCTCTATTTTACCCTAAGAGCTATAACTCAGTTTggcacaaaacaaaatcaacaggcTCGGTTCTTTCTGGTCGGCGTGGGATTTGTGTGATGAATTATTTCTTAACAGACTCTAGTGGCATTCTGTAAAGTCAATTAAAATCAATACTCCTATTTGAATTCCTGGGTTTTTAAACTGATCTAGTCCATGTAACCCCTGTCTGCATTGTCATGACAGGTTTACTGCGTGTTTGCATGGGGAGGTGTTACGTCTGTCCTTCGTCGAACTGATACCTCCAACTTCAACCAGAACTGGACGGTTCTCAGGGACGAAGGTATCGGTCAAGATCCAGCTGGTTTTGATTATTTCGCTGGCCTGGAGAACATTCATCACCTCACCAAACAGGCTACCTATGAGCTCAACATCAATCTGCATACTGGGTATTCTATCCTCTATGACAACTTCACAGTCGGACCAGATTCCACGTCCTATGCCATCAATTACTCTTTCAGAGAAACTCGTGGCGTTTACAACGACGTTTTCTCCACCTTCAAACCTGTCAAGTTCAGCGCCAGCCACAACGACGTCAACAACTGTTTCAGTCAGAGGGGTGTGGCTGGGTGGTACGGGACCGACTGCGCAGGTTACACGTCGTTTTCTAACGGCGCCTTTAACTGGCCCGATGCCAATGGTAACGACCTGTGGATCAGAAGTGTCGATTTCAGATTTGTGCGTCAGTCAGGAGCCTACGTGTAAAGCTGGTGACAAATACTGCACACAAGTTATACGTTGTGTTATGCACAATGAGATCGATACGGAGACTTTGTATAAAGGAAGCAAATAACGCACAGCTTACACGTTGCTTTCCAATGTCACTTTTGAGTGGTCGGACGCACCAGATAGAGACCAGTCACTTTTGAGTGGCCGGACGCACCAGATAGAGACCAGTCACTTTTGAGTGGCCGGACGCACCAGATAGAGACCAGTCACTGGAGGCTAAACATGTTTATTCAAGAAGACTACGTTTAAAGGTAAAGAATACAGCTCATACATTTATTTGTTTGGATGATAAGGGTAAACGCTAGTCGGTCAGTCATGTCAATTTTAGATTGGTCTGGTTGATTTGACACTCTCAAGAGACTACGTATAGGTGAAGAATACAACACAGATTAGATATGCGCACTTGTTGGTacaaggacccccccccccttttttcagACTTCGAAATATGTATTTCCCCTTTCTGAGACCTTAATAGATTACATGCTCTGTTGATTTTATCTGTTAACTTACCTCTAAGTTAAGACTTCTTCCTTTTGAAAGCTTGGGTTTTTTCAGAGCTTTGACAGTCTTAACAAGGTTGCACTGCACTTGTTTT is part of the Littorina saxatilis isolate snail1 linkage group LG15, US_GU_Lsax_2.0, whole genome shotgun sequence genome and harbors:
- the LOC138948012 gene encoding ficolin-1-A-like, with the translated sequence MTLPLRRRDTSNFNKDWNTCKVGFGDDLFVNPNSYNFFIGLEKLHQLTQQASYRFELYIDYYTNYNYDYNTQQGSAIYHNFTIGPESESYALTFDPFDTVASTIDNGFSSSPPLKFEADGKYLCYKYGGVAAWFGSDCEGYTVFTDGQFRWTVNGPYSTQYIVKMLEFRLVRSSAFYEG